In Chryseobacterium camelliae, one DNA window encodes the following:
- a CDS encoding TonB-dependent receptor, which produces MMKRLIFLISFLCFSFFIAQTNTGSISGTITSVDNEPLELVSVSLVDQDRNTITDIHGNFKFSDITPGNYIVKIQMLGLKEQQIPVQVKQDEDTAIKYQLSKENIQVLQEVRIVGNTPKITRKESPYVAKLPIKYLENPQVYNTVPKELITQQMAVDLGSVSKNVPGAGIPVIANQGRVTFRSRGFETEPNARNGVAGAAFSFLDNANLERIEAIKGPSTTLFGTQVSSSYGGLYNRVTKKPYNGKGGEVSYTGGSWNFNRLTFDANTPINADKTALFRLNGATTFEKSFQDTGFTNSLALAPSFSYQINDRLALLVDVEFGIAKGTSVVRFNPYTKSNKIQSIADMNFPYNKTFLGDDITYSTQMMNIFGQLNYKISSQWTSQTIFSRARSTINGYITALNGRSDTTLQPSVIVGNTNFIATDLQQNFIGDFYIGKFRNRMVFGLDYYNNFNSFDRTTVNAPVVDFVNTPSTYRVTRDMLDNLTNTGTPRKEKSSDNTYAAYISDVFDITDRLKIMGSLRVDNFHYKGVYNILTGQTAGGLSVSGLQAGPYTQTALSHKSGLVYEVVKDKVSLFGNYLNGFFNISGVDKNGNNFVPQRGNQLEFGAKADLFNHKLVGTVSYYDINVDHVLRTDPDDANFSIQDGSQYSKGVEVDITANPVAGLNIIVGYAYNDSKFTESDASVLNLRPAASGPQNMYNFWVSYSFVKGKLSGLGAGFGGNIGSMSYQTNTQTAKVIIPSYKMFDASVFYDRPKYRLGLKIDNITSERAWSVRLTPQAPIRYLASIALKF; this is translated from the coding sequence ATGATGAAACGTTTAATCTTTTTGATTTCTTTTTTGTGCTTTTCATTTTTTATTGCACAGACCAACACCGGATCGATCTCCGGAACCATTACCTCAGTTGATAACGAACCCTTGGAACTTGTTTCCGTTTCACTTGTAGATCAGGATAGAAATACCATCACTGATATTCATGGAAATTTCAAGTTTTCTGATATTACACCCGGGAATTATATTGTTAAAATCCAGATGTTGGGGCTTAAAGAGCAGCAAATCCCCGTTCAAGTAAAGCAGGATGAGGATACCGCAATCAAATACCAGCTGTCCAAAGAAAATATTCAGGTATTACAGGAAGTAAGAATTGTGGGCAATACACCTAAAATCACAAGGAAAGAAAGTCCTTATGTTGCAAAATTACCTATAAAATACCTTGAAAATCCACAGGTATACAATACCGTCCCTAAAGAGCTGATCACTCAGCAAATGGCCGTTGACCTGGGAAGTGTTTCCAAAAATGTTCCCGGAGCCGGGATTCCGGTGATAGCCAATCAGGGAAGGGTAACCTTTCGTTCCCGGGGTTTTGAAACCGAGCCTAATGCAAGAAATGGTGTTGCCGGAGCCGCATTTTCATTTTTAGACAATGCCAATCTGGAAAGGATAGAAGCTATTAAAGGCCCTTCCACTACCCTTTTCGGGACACAAGTGTCAAGCAGCTATGGAGGATTATACAACAGGGTTACTAAAAAACCATACAACGGAAAAGGAGGAGAAGTAAGCTATACGGGCGGAAGCTGGAATTTCAACAGGCTTACTTTTGACGCCAATACTCCGATTAACGCAGATAAAACAGCACTGTTCAGGCTGAACGGAGCGACAACATTTGAAAAAAGTTTCCAGGATACTGGCTTTACAAACAGCCTGGCCCTTGCTCCAAGCTTTTCCTATCAGATCAATGACAGGTTAGCCTTATTAGTGGATGTTGAATTCGGGATTGCAAAGGGAACTTCGGTAGTCCGTTTTAATCCTTACACAAAAAGCAACAAAATCCAGTCTATTGCCGATATGAATTTCCCTTACAACAAAACATTTTTGGGAGACGATATCACCTACTCTACCCAGATGATGAACATCTTCGGGCAATTGAATTATAAAATATCATCCCAATGGACTTCCCAAACCATATTCTCCAGGGCAAGATCTACCATCAACGGCTATATTACCGCTCTGAACGGCCGCTCTGATACCACATTACAGCCGAGTGTGATTGTAGGAAATACCAATTTTATTGCAACTGATCTTCAGCAGAATTTTATCGGAGATTTTTATATCGGCAAGTTCCGGAACAGAATGGTTTTCGGACTGGATTACTACAACAATTTCAACAGTTTCGACAGGACTACCGTCAATGCACCCGTGGTTGATTTTGTGAATACGCCAAGCACCTACAGGGTGACAAGAGATATGCTGGACAACCTTACCAATACCGGTACGCCGAGAAAAGAAAAAAGCAGCGATAACACATATGCGGCCTATATTTCTGATGTATTTGATATTACTGACCGGCTGAAAATAATGGGAAGCCTCCGCGTCGATAATTTCCATTACAAAGGAGTCTATAACATCCTTACAGGCCAGACCGCCGGAGGACTCAGTGTAAGCGGGCTGCAGGCCGGGCCTTACACACAGACGGCACTGTCTCATAAATCAGGTTTGGTTTACGAAGTTGTGAAAGATAAAGTATCACTTTTCGGAAACTACTTAAACGGGTTCTTTAATATCAGCGGAGTGGATAAGAATGGAAATAATTTCGTTCCCCAAAGAGGAAATCAGCTGGAATTCGGAGCTAAAGCAGATCTGTTCAACCACAAACTTGTAGGAACCGTGAGTTACTATGACATTAACGTTGACCATGTGTTGAGGACAGATCCGGATGATGCCAATTTCTCCATCCAGGACGGCTCTCAGTACAGCAAAGGTGTAGAGGTGGATATTACAGCCAATCCTGTTGCGGGCCTGAATATCATTGTAGGATATGCGTACAATGACAGTAAATTTACAGAATCGGATGCTTCTGTTCTGAATTTACGCCCTGCTGCTTCAGGGCCTCAGAATATGTATAATTTCTGGGTAAGCTACAGCTTTGTAAAAGGAAAATTAAGTGGCTTAGGCGCTGGTTTCGGCGGAAATATCGGAAGCATGTCTTACCAGACCAATACGCAGACCGCAAAAGTAATTATCCCGTCATACAAAATGTTTGATGCCAGTGTTTTCTATGACCGACCGAAATACAGGCTGGGTCTGAAGATTGACAATATCACAAGCGAGAGAGCATGGTCTGTACGATTAACGCCTCAGGCTCCTATCAGATATTTAGCCAGCATTGCTTTAAAATTTTAA
- a CDS encoding CobW family GTP-binding protein, giving the protein MMSESDRKQAKPVTIISGFLGAGKTTFLNELIVHKKNRRLFIIENEFGSEGIDAELIAAPHDGIFELNNGCLCCSLNEGFSDLLKTIWRRKSEFDELVIETTGIADPAMVALPFLANPNIESSYRLESVICVVDAQLIEQQLAETEDARRQIVFADLILMNKVDTVRNGHNKHLEALLQSINPSAVIRSGNRETGYPFTELLALSRNDFDHKIAMECSSGNAAENEIENGHQEHHHRGLSSLSFVFDEPFDLEWFQHRLMMFLRFQAKDIYRIKGVIWAMEEKHKVIVQSVSKMLAISQGNEWKTDEIRRSRMVFIGRDLKSKGIEQMLKQLLAKRTHK; this is encoded by the coding sequence ATGATGAGTGAATCAGACAGAAAACAAGCAAAACCTGTTACCATTATATCAGGCTTTCTTGGTGCGGGGAAGACAACATTCCTCAATGAGCTGATTGTACATAAGAAAAACCGGCGGTTGTTCATTATTGAAAATGAATTTGGCAGCGAAGGGATCGATGCGGAATTGATTGCAGCTCCTCATGATGGTATATTTGAGCTCAATAACGGATGCCTGTGCTGCAGCCTTAATGAAGGCTTTTCAGATTTGCTGAAAACAATATGGAGACGAAAAAGTGAATTTGATGAATTGGTTATTGAAACTACCGGCATCGCCGATCCCGCCATGGTGGCACTGCCTTTTTTAGCCAATCCGAACATAGAAAGCAGCTACCGATTGGAAAGTGTTATCTGTGTAGTAGATGCACAGCTTATAGAGCAGCAGCTTGCAGAGACGGAAGATGCCCGCAGGCAGATTGTTTTTGCAGACCTTATACTTATGAATAAAGTCGATACCGTAAGGAATGGACATAATAAACACCTGGAAGCGCTGCTGCAAAGCATCAACCCGTCTGCTGTAATACGATCGGGAAACAGAGAAACAGGCTACCCGTTCACAGAACTGCTGGCACTGAGCAGGAATGATTTTGATCATAAAATAGCCATGGAATGTTCATCCGGAAATGCTGCTGAGAACGAAATTGAAAATGGTCATCAGGAACACCATCACAGAGGTCTCAGTTCATTAAGTTTTGTATTTGATGAGCCATTTGACCTTGAATGGTTCCAGCACAGGTTGATGATGTTCCTCCGTTTTCAGGCAAAAGATATATACAGGATAAAAGGTGTTATCTGGGCAATGGAGGAAAAACATAAAGTCATTGTGCAGTCTGTCAGCAAAATGCTGGCAATAAGCCAGGGCAATGAATGGAAAACGGATGAAATACGCAGGAGCCGCATGGTATTTATCGGCAGGGATCTGAAATCAAAAGGTATTGAGCAAATGTTAAAGCAGTTATTGGCTAAAAGAACACATAAATAA
- a CDS encoding outer membrane beta-barrel family protein yields MNDHKNTIIFALCLLFSASWASAQTDSTGVRKDTVAKVELIKEVSINARKKVFETDKGKLIFNVQNSALSTGQTALDLLKRVPGVSVGQNDQILFRGSAGINVVIDGKMTYLSGSQLASFLMGMSAEDISKIEIMTTPSSEFDAAGNAGIINIISKKNIKKGYAIDLRSSVSKGKYWMNNQNITSSFRTKKLSLYGSFDFNTPHSYSKNQSGNTINDNGNVLQLSRNNESIYKVKYYTWRVGADWQFLNRHSIGISYNGYFDDFKSFNYSTVDRLAHSGNLQSYIRSENTQIEPYHYDDVSMKYKFDIDSLGKNITADANYTSNRNFSDGLMTTDIYTLNDVFLNRKVQKSHQPGFVKIKSFKADADLPFQKFRIKTGVKYAEVENDNQFRFDSLQAGNYVKIDALSNHFKYRERIAAVYLSGSKTFSKTSIEAGLRLEYTNADGYMIKQDLTNKWQYTKLFPSLTVEQIISDDHKLDFSVSRRINRPSYSDLNPVRWYTDQYFYYSGNPNLLPEMTWVSSLTYSLKSRYIFTAIYNRSNHFINRRLAIDDNGFTVRSMSDNFGKRQRFDFTTSVSVKPLKFWDLQLFNDLSYTAYPISLQLGEKQVSKWSLTTMLEQDFTLPKDFSVNLVASFTTSELRGIYSTEPMGFVNIGVKKSFFNKKFVAQFSVSDLFNTTRYKAKSQTDIADYYYNDKPYSRVVSLSLKYHFGGELIKSNNRKTEEQERL; encoded by the coding sequence ATGAATGATCATAAAAACACTATTATTTTTGCTCTATGCCTGCTGTTTTCGGCAAGCTGGGCATCTGCGCAAACGGACAGTACAGGGGTGCGAAAAGATACGGTGGCAAAAGTTGAACTTATCAAGGAAGTAAGCATCAATGCCAGGAAAAAAGTTTTTGAAACCGATAAAGGCAAGCTGATCTTCAATGTACAAAATTCTGCACTCAGCACAGGGCAAACGGCTTTGGATCTGCTCAAAAGGGTACCGGGCGTTAGTGTGGGGCAGAACGACCAGATTTTATTTCGCGGCTCAGCGGGCATCAATGTAGTGATTGACGGAAAAATGACTTATCTGTCAGGCAGCCAGTTAGCCAGCTTCCTGATGGGGATGAGTGCTGAAGACATCAGCAAAATTGAAATCATGACCACGCCATCGTCGGAATTTGATGCTGCCGGAAATGCCGGAATAATCAATATCATTTCCAAAAAAAATATAAAAAAGGGCTATGCGATTGATCTGCGCAGTTCAGTTTCAAAAGGAAAATACTGGATGAACAACCAAAATATCACGTCAAGCTTTCGCACTAAAAAGCTTAGTCTTTATGGTTCTTTCGATTTTAATACTCCCCACAGCTATTCGAAAAATCAAAGTGGAAATACCATCAATGACAACGGTAATGTGTTGCAGCTGAGCCGTAACAATGAAAGCATCTATAAAGTCAAATATTACACCTGGAGAGTAGGGGCAGACTGGCAGTTTTTGAACAGGCACAGCATCGGCATAAGCTACAACGGTTATTTTGATGATTTCAAAAGTTTCAATTATTCTACCGTAGACCGACTGGCTCATTCGGGAAACCTGCAATCGTATATCCGCTCCGAAAATACACAGATCGAGCCGTACCATTACGATGACGTCAGTATGAAATATAAATTTGACATTGATTCGCTTGGCAAAAATATCACAGCTGATGCCAATTATACTTCAAACCGTAATTTTTCTGACGGGCTTATGACAACTGACATTTACACTTTAAACGACGTTTTCCTGAATCGGAAAGTTCAGAAATCGCATCAGCCGGGATTCGTAAAGATCAAATCCTTTAAAGCCGATGCCGATTTGCCGTTCCAAAAATTCCGCATCAAAACGGGTGTAAAATATGCGGAGGTAGAGAATGATAACCAATTCCGTTTCGATAGTTTGCAGGCCGGAAATTATGTGAAAATTGATGCTTTAAGCAATCATTTTAAATACAGGGAACGCATTGCGGCGGTTTATTTGTCCGGATCTAAAACTTTCAGCAAAACCAGCATTGAAGCCGGCTTACGCCTGGAATATACGAATGCCGATGGCTATATGATAAAACAGGATCTCACCAACAAATGGCAATACACCAAGCTGTTTCCTTCACTTACCGTAGAACAAATTATCAGTGATGATCACAAATTGGATTTTTCTGTGAGCCGACGGATAAACCGCCCGTCTTACAGTGACTTAAATCCTGTCCGCTGGTATACGGATCAGTATTTTTACTATTCGGGCAATCCAAATCTTTTACCGGAAATGACGTGGGTCTCTTCCCTTACCTACAGTCTGAAAAGCAGATATATCTTTACTGCTATTTATAACCGGAGCAATCATTTTATTAATCGGAGGCTGGCCATTGACGATAACGGGTTCACCGTAAGAAGCATGAGTGATAACTTCGGGAAGAGGCAGCGTTTTGATTTTACAACGTCGGTCTCCGTAAAACCATTAAAATTCTGGGATCTCCAGCTTTTCAACGACTTAAGCTACACTGCTTATCCTATTTCCCTGCAATTGGGCGAAAAGCAGGTCTCAAAATGGTCATTGACAACAATGCTGGAACAGGATTTTACTTTGCCAAAAGATTTTTCAGTTAATCTCGTTGCCTCATTTACCACATCAGAATTGCGGGGCATCTACAGTACAGAACCTATGGGCTTTGTGAACATTGGTGTTAAAAAATCGTTTTTTAACAAAAAATTTGTTGCGCAATTTTCTGTCAGCGACCTATTCAATACCACTCGTTACAAAGCGAAATCCCAGACTGATATTGCCGATTACTACTATAACGACAAACCGTACAGCAGGGTAGTGAGTTTATCATTGAAATACCATTTTGGAGGAGAGCTTATCAAATCAAACAACAGAAAAACTGAAGAGCAGGAAAGGCTTTAA
- a CDS encoding VOC family protein, producing MNYQTSEVRAIDHIGITVPDLEAAALFLEQAFGAVAIYDNVIPTDEPQQGADAEAKLGLAKGSAIIHMRMMRIGDGASIELFEMKVPGKRKKDIIPSDIGLQHFAVYTEDIDETKRKFTEAGGKVLKGPNKMLGREGGDGNWFMYAVTPWGTFVEFITYPSELEIEKTTTLRRWKPQPGKDE from the coding sequence ATGAATTATCAAACTTCCGAAGTAAGAGCAATTGACCATATAGGCATCACTGTGCCTGATCTGGAAGCCGCGGCACTATTTTTAGAACAAGCCTTTGGCGCCGTTGCAATCTACGACAATGTGATTCCAACGGATGAACCGCAACAGGGTGCAGATGCTGAGGCCAAGCTGGGCTTGGCAAAAGGTTCGGCCATCATCCATATGCGGATGATGAGAATTGGTGACGGCGCCAGCATTGAACTTTTCGAAATGAAGGTTCCGGGCAAACGTAAAAAAGACATAATCCCGTCAGATATCGGGTTACAGCATTTTGCAGTTTATACCGAGGATATTGATGAAACCAAAAGAAAATTCACAGAGGCCGGCGGAAAAGTACTGAAAGGCCCTAATAAAATGCTCGGCAGAGAAGGCGGTGATGGCAACTGGTTTATGTATGCAGTAACGCCCTGGGGAACTTTTGTAGAATTCATCACCTATCCGTCTGAGCTGGAAATTGAAAAAACAACAACTCTAAGAAGATGGAAGCCCCAGCCCGGCAAAGATGAATAA
- a CDS encoding L-dopachrome tautomerase-related protein: MRKTVPLAIATCLLSAISVIRAQMPIQVPQKISLEYQLQKEAAGIAVSDDGRVFLALPRGGENHNLPSVVEMTGQKMTAFPNEEINKNINSDYDSHLVSVLGITIYQNTLWILDQGKRAGLEDIPDGSTKVVAVDINTRKVIKNIPIPKPFFRETMQLNDLRFDPTHGKQGMVYITNNGFSKPDQSIILLDVASGKLRELFKNIPEVSPAPGFITYVEGKPYLLDMEKPTMPQGGVNGIELSADFKKLIWTTPTNPNYYSISTDKISDFHASEADLKKEITSEGQIVSNGGIAVDEEGSIYFGDASRYSIIRKNTKGEVSLVAYDPRLIWPDGMAVKNGSLYVTIGQWHRLPNLNNGKDVRTQPYQVLKIPLK, encoded by the coding sequence ATGAGAAAGACAGTACCATTAGCGATAGCGACATGTTTGCTTTCAGCAATATCCGTTATCAGAGCACAGATGCCGATCCAGGTACCTCAAAAAATCAGCCTTGAATACCAGCTTCAAAAAGAAGCCGCAGGCATTGCTGTAAGCGATGACGGGCGTGTTTTCCTTGCTCTTCCCAGAGGCGGTGAAAATCACAATCTCCCATCTGTTGTAGAAATGACCGGGCAAAAAATGACCGCATTTCCGAATGAAGAAATCAATAAAAACATTAATTCAGACTATGACAGCCACCTGGTTTCCGTGCTTGGGATTACGATCTACCAAAACACGCTCTGGATTCTCGATCAGGGAAAACGGGCAGGCTTAGAAGACATCCCCGATGGCTCCACAAAGGTAGTTGCGGTTGACATCAATACCAGGAAGGTGATTAAAAACATCCCTATTCCGAAACCTTTTTTCCGTGAAACAATGCAGTTGAATGACTTGCGTTTTGATCCTACCCACGGTAAGCAGGGGATGGTATATATCACGAACAACGGATTCTCAAAACCTGACCAGTCGATCATCCTTTTGGATGTGGCAAGCGGAAAATTACGGGAACTCTTCAAAAATATTCCCGAAGTTTCCCCTGCCCCAGGCTTCATCACTTATGTAGAGGGAAAGCCATACCTGCTGGATATGGAAAAGCCGACAATGCCACAAGGCGGTGTCAATGGGATTGAATTATCTGCCGATTTCAAAAAGCTGATCTGGACCACACCTACAAACCCTAATTATTACAGCATTTCAACGGATAAAATCAGTGATTTTCATGCATCTGAAGCCGATTTAAAAAAGGAAATCACATCAGAAGGACAGATTGTTTCCAATGGCGGAATAGCAGTTGATGAAGAAGGCAGCATCTATTTTGGAGACGCTTCCCGCTACAGCATCATCAGGAAAAACACAAAAGGCGAAGTGAGCCTGGTGGCTTACGATCCAAGGCTGATCTGGCCAGACGGAATGGCCGTTAAAAACGGCTCTCTCTACGTTACGATAGGCCAATGGCATCGCCTTCCAAATCTTAACAACGGAAAAGATGTCAGAACACAGCCCTATCAGGTACTGAAAATTCCGTTGAAATAA
- a CDS encoding amidohydrolase family protein, producing MKQIFYSSAIAFVLMTFLICCKGKKDNEGRAVLYKNATVISGNGDNPKVCDILVENGKIVKIEANISDEAAETVDLTGKTIMPAILSAHIHLGLLKGTKNAAENYTEQNILSQLKKYQDYGILNVLAMGSDRPLIFENGFRDKSAAGKLDGARMYSAGYGFGVKNAAPPYEMGMDKVYRPESPGQIPAEMDSLTKVKPTVVKLWVDDFNGKYPKKMDPSIYKKIIDEAHKHNLRVAAHVYYLADLQQLVEAGIDIIGHSVRDKIIDDATLMLMKSKNVTYIPTLSLDEFAYIYAKKPEWINNEFFKKSLEPGVYEKITSQAYQDELKNSPLFQTNTKAFATALQNVKKVYDAGIPVAFGTDSGAMFLRAQGFSEHLELQLLVEAGLTPNQAITIATKNAAKAIGIYKDFGTLEAGKTADFLILNANPLNNIKNTEQIYAIYKAGKEVSRGPLAK from the coding sequence ATGAAACAAATATTTTATTCATCAGCAATAGCTTTCGTTCTTATGACATTTTTGATTTGCTGCAAAGGCAAAAAAGACAACGAGGGCAGAGCTGTTTTATACAAGAATGCGACTGTTATTTCCGGCAACGGAGACAATCCGAAAGTGTGCGATATCCTCGTAGAAAACGGAAAAATAGTAAAAATTGAAGCGAATATCTCCGATGAGGCTGCTGAAACGGTTGATCTTACAGGGAAAACCATAATGCCGGCAATCCTTTCAGCCCATATCCACCTGGGATTACTGAAAGGAACCAAAAATGCGGCAGAAAATTATACGGAGCAAAACATTCTATCTCAGTTAAAAAAATATCAGGATTATGGTATTCTGAACGTTTTGGCAATGGGAAGCGACCGTCCCCTGATTTTTGAAAACGGTTTCCGGGATAAGTCTGCCGCTGGCAAACTGGATGGTGCAAGAATGTATAGTGCCGGTTATGGCTTCGGCGTCAAAAATGCTGCTCCGCCTTATGAGATGGGAATGGATAAAGTATACCGACCTGAGTCACCCGGGCAGATCCCTGCGGAAATGGATAGTCTTACCAAAGTAAAACCAACCGTCGTAAAACTCTGGGTAGATGATTTCAACGGGAAATACCCTAAAAAGATGGATCCCTCCATCTATAAGAAAATCATTGATGAAGCCCACAAACATAATTTGAGAGTGGCTGCCCACGTCTATTATCTTGCTGATCTTCAGCAATTGGTTGAAGCCGGCATTGACATCATCGGCCACAGTGTCCGGGACAAGATTATTGATGATGCCACTCTGATGCTAATGAAATCGAAAAACGTCACTTATATCCCTACGTTATCTCTGGATGAATTCGCCTACATCTATGCCAAAAAACCGGAATGGATCAATAACGAATTTTTCAAAAAGTCCCTGGAGCCTGGTGTCTACGAAAAAATTACATCGCAGGCGTACCAGGACGAATTGAAAAACAGTCCGCTTTTCCAAACCAATACCAAAGCATTCGCTACCGCTTTGCAAAACGTGAAAAAAGTCTATGATGCGGGAATTCCGGTAGCTTTCGGAACAGATTCCGGTGCAATGTTTCTCCGGGCTCAGGGTTTCAGCGAACATCTTGAACTTCAGCTCCTTGTCGAAGCGGGCTTAACGCCAAACCAGGCGATAACCATTGCTACCAAAAATGCGGCAAAAGCCATTGGCATTTACAAAGACTTCGGAACGCTTGAAGCCGGAAAGACGGCTGATTTCCTTATCCTGAATGCCAATCCGCTGAACAATATTAAAAACACAGAGCAAATCTATGCCATTTACAAAGCGGGCAAAGAAGTAAGCAGAGGGCCTTTGGCAAAATAA
- a CDS encoding aldo/keto reductase produces MIELTTLNDGNQIPKLGFGTYKATEQECIDSVKFALQNGYRLLDTAAIYKNEEAVGKGIAESGIPREEVFLTTKLQRENLGYENAKEDFQESLEKLKLDYVDLYLIHWPANAKNYADWQKTNAETWRAMEELQREGKIRSIGVSNFWKEHLDALLQTARVVPAVNQIEFHPGYWQPELTELCKDLSIAIEAWSPLARGKVFDNNVLKNIAEKHGKSVSQITLRWVIEQGAIPIPKSSTKDRILENLEVFDFVLSQEEISAINILPEMGFSGELPNEWPDVLKFD; encoded by the coding sequence ATGATTGAACTTACCACACTAAACGACGGAAATCAAATCCCGAAACTGGGTTTCGGAACCTATAAAGCGACTGAGCAGGAATGCATAGACAGCGTGAAATTTGCATTGCAAAACGGATACAGACTACTCGATACCGCAGCGATATACAAAAATGAAGAAGCTGTAGGAAAAGGAATCGCGGAAAGCGGTATTCCGAGAGAAGAGGTATTTTTAACCACGAAACTACAGCGTGAAAATCTGGGGTATGAAAATGCCAAGGAAGATTTTCAGGAGTCTTTGGAAAAGCTGAAGCTGGACTATGTTGACCTCTACCTCATCCATTGGCCTGCTAATGCCAAAAATTATGCTGACTGGCAGAAAACCAATGCTGAAACCTGGCGGGCAATGGAAGAGCTGCAAAGAGAAGGCAAGATCAGGTCCATTGGTGTCAGTAATTTCTGGAAAGAGCATCTGGATGCCCTTTTACAGACAGCAAGGGTCGTTCCGGCGGTTAACCAGATTGAGTTTCATCCTGGTTACTGGCAACCGGAACTTACTGAACTCTGCAAAGATCTGTCAATAGCTATAGAAGCATGGTCACCTCTGGCAAGAGGAAAAGTTTTCGATAATAATGTATTGAAGAATATCGCGGAGAAGCATGGGAAATCCGTTTCTCAGATTACATTAAGATGGGTTATCGAGCAGGGTGCCATTCCCATCCCGAAATCTTCAACCAAGGATAGAATCCTTGAGAATCTGGAAGTTTTTGATTTTGTTTTGTCACAGGAAGAAATTTCAGCCATCAATATCCTCCCGGAAATGGGTTTCAGTGGCGAACTGCCAAATGAATGGCCGGATGTTTTAAAATTTGATTAA
- a CDS encoding L-dopachrome tautomerase-related protein has protein sequence MKKFKFIILFCATITMIRAQNSNAQIIASINPPNPDMSGIAVSSDDRVFLGFPRHADNHKEFALAELKDGKLIPWPDKEYVYPSAKPVKEWLVSPHGMYMDKNDVLWIIDDGKRSGTEEISQGAAKVVAIDIKTKKIVHSLEIPKGILRSTAHYNDLRVDLLHGKNGMVYIANSGFGKDFSLVIIDVASGKAKEVLRNHKTTSPDQNYMAFLEGKPRRGDNKQLTLPGGGADGISISPDSQTLYWTTISGRNMYSLSTAILSDFSKSETEIENAVTFEGQHPACDGIAEDENGNIYFGAYEQQSLVKRTPDGEFEVVSHDPANYVWPDGLAFKNGYLYVTLGQWNRLASFNNNKDLRKPPYLVVKIKIN, from the coding sequence ATGAAAAAATTTAAATTTATCATTCTGTTCTGCGCCACTATCACGATGATACGGGCACAAAACTCCAATGCACAGATCATCGCATCAATTAATCCGCCAAATCCTGATATGTCCGGTATCGCGGTAAGTTCCGATGACCGTGTTTTTCTTGGTTTCCCGAGACACGCAGACAACCACAAGGAATTCGCATTGGCAGAACTGAAAGACGGAAAGTTAATTCCCTGGCCAGACAAAGAATATGTTTATCCGTCAGCCAAACCCGTGAAGGAATGGCTGGTTTCCCCACACGGAATGTATATGGACAAAAATGATGTGCTGTGGATCATCGATGATGGCAAACGCTCCGGAACGGAAGAAATTTCCCAGGGCGCTGCAAAAGTGGTTGCTATTGATATCAAAACAAAAAAGATCGTCCATAGCCTGGAAATCCCAAAAGGTATTTTAAGAAGTACAGCACATTACAATGACCTGCGGGTAGATCTGTTGCACGGAAAAAATGGTATGGTTTACATTGCCAATTCGGGTTTTGGCAAAGATTTTTCCCTGGTCATCATAGATGTTGCTTCCGGAAAAGCTAAAGAGGTTTTGAGGAATCATAAAACAACATCGCCGGACCAAAACTATATGGCATTCCTGGAAGGGAAGCCAAGAAGAGGCGATAACAAGCAGCTCACACTTCCGGGCGGGGGTGCAGATGGAATTTCCATAAGTCCTGATAGCCAAACCCTGTACTGGACCACTATTTCCGGGCGAAATATGTACAGCCTGTCAACGGCAATTCTCAGTGATTTTTCTAAATCGGAAACGGAAATCGAAAATGCTGTAACGTTTGAAGGCCAGCATCCGGCTTGTGACGGCATAGCGGAAGATGAAAACGGCAATATCTATTTTGGGGCTTATGAACAGCAATCACTGGTAAAACGGACACCCGATGGCGAATTTGAAGTGGTTTCCCATGATCCGGCAAATTATGTCTGGCCGGATGGATTGGCCTTCAAAAACGGCTATCTGTATGTGACTTTGGGTCAATGGAACCGCTTAGCCAGCTTTAATAATAACAAAGATCTGCGTAAGCCTCCTTATTTAGTCGTTAAAATTAAGATCAATTAA